The following proteins are encoded in a genomic region of Micromonospora olivasterospora:
- a CDS encoding HAD-IIA family hydrolase, translated as MLERKPVQSWLTDMDGVLVHEGQPVPGAPEFVNRLRSSGKPFLVLTNNSIYTPRDLQARLTRMGFELPEHAIWTSALATAQFLADQRPGGTAYVIGEAGLTTALHAVGYVLTDYAPDYVVLGETRTYSFEAITKAVRLIDAGARFICTNPDATGPSVEGALPAAGSVAAMISKATGVEPYFVGKPNPMMMRSALNTIEAHSETTAMIGDRMDTDVLCGLEAGLETILVLTGISTRAEAERYPYRPSRIVNSVADLMDEI; from the coding sequence ATGCTTGAGCGCAAGCCGGTGCAGAGCTGGCTGACGGACATGGACGGCGTGCTGGTGCACGAGGGCCAGCCGGTGCCGGGCGCACCGGAGTTCGTCAACAGGCTGCGATCCTCCGGCAAGCCGTTCCTGGTGCTCACCAACAACTCCATCTACACGCCGCGCGACCTGCAGGCCCGGCTCACCCGGATGGGCTTCGAACTGCCCGAGCACGCGATCTGGACGTCGGCGCTGGCCACCGCCCAGTTCCTGGCCGACCAGCGGCCGGGCGGCACCGCGTACGTGATCGGGGAGGCCGGGCTGACCACGGCGCTGCACGCGGTCGGCTACGTGCTCACCGACTACGCGCCCGACTACGTGGTGCTCGGGGAGACCCGCACGTACAGCTTCGAGGCGATCACCAAGGCCGTCCGGCTGATCGACGCCGGGGCCCGGTTCATCTGCACCAACCCCGACGCCACCGGCCCGTCGGTGGAGGGGGCGCTGCCGGCCGCCGGCTCGGTCGCGGCGATGATCTCCAAGGCGACCGGCGTGGAGCCGTACTTCGTGGGCAAGCCCAACCCGATGATGATGCGGTCGGCGTTGAACACCATCGAGGCGCACTCCGAGACGACCGCGATGATCGGCGACCGGATGGACACCGACGTCCTCTGCGGCCTGGAGGCCGGCCTGGAGACGATCCTGGTGCTGACGGGCATCAGCACCCGGGCGGAGGCCGAGCGGTACCCGTACCGGCCGTCCCGGATCGTCAACTCCGTCGCCGACCTGATGGACGAGATCTGA
- a CDS encoding ferrochelatase: protein MAYDALVLVSFGGPERPEDVLPFLQNVTRGRGVPPERLAEVAEHYQHFGGVSPINQQCRDLLAAIRADFAAHGVDLPVYWGNRNWHPMLADTVAQLRDDGVRTALAFVTSAYGGYSSCRQYQEDIARARAAVGPDAPVIDKLRQFWDHPGFVEPHADAVRAALAQLDPARRATTRLVFTAHSIPTSMAANAGPHGNRYPAQLAETARLVRAAAAPDLPYDLVWQSRSGPPHVPWLEPDVNDHLAALAEAGTTSVVVSPIGFVSDHLEVVWDLDTEALETAKRVGLDFVRAATPGTDPRFVAMVRELVAERTEPGGERRRRRLGELPLWDTCPAVCCVPARRP, encoded by the coding sequence ATGGCGTACGACGCGTTGGTGCTGGTCTCCTTCGGCGGCCCCGAGCGGCCCGAGGACGTGCTGCCCTTCCTGCAGAACGTGACCCGGGGGCGGGGCGTGCCGCCGGAGCGGCTGGCGGAGGTCGCCGAGCACTACCAGCACTTCGGCGGGGTCTCCCCGATCAACCAGCAGTGCCGGGACCTGCTCGCCGCGATCCGCGCCGACTTCGCCGCCCACGGCGTCGACCTGCCCGTCTACTGGGGCAACCGCAACTGGCACCCGATGCTCGCCGACACCGTGGCGCAGCTGCGCGACGACGGGGTCCGCACCGCCCTCGCCTTCGTGACCAGCGCGTACGGCGGGTACTCCTCCTGCCGCCAGTACCAGGAGGACATCGCGCGGGCCCGCGCCGCGGTCGGCCCCGACGCCCCGGTGATCGACAAGCTCCGTCAGTTCTGGGACCATCCGGGCTTCGTCGAGCCGCACGCGGACGCGGTACGGGCGGCGCTGGCCCAGCTCGACCCGGCCCGGCGGGCCACCACCCGGCTGGTGTTCACCGCCCACTCGATCCCCACCTCGATGGCCGCGAACGCCGGACCGCACGGCAACCGGTACCCGGCCCAGCTCGCCGAGACGGCCCGGCTGGTGCGCGCCGCCGCCGCGCCCGACCTGCCGTACGACCTGGTGTGGCAGAGCCGCTCCGGCCCGCCGCACGTGCCGTGGCTGGAGCCGGACGTCAACGACCACCTCGCCGCCCTCGCCGAGGCGGGCACCACGAGCGTGGTGGTCAGCCCGATCGGGTTCGTCTCCGACCATCTGGAGGTGGTCTGGGACCTCGACACCGAGGCGCTGGAGACCGCCAAGCGGGTCGGGCTGGACTTCGTCCGGGCCGCCACCCCGGGCACCGACCCGCGCTTCGTGGCCATGGTGCGCGAACTGGTCGCCGAGCGCACCGAGCCGGGCGGGGAGCGGCGGCGTCGCCGCCTCGGCGAGCTGCCGCTGTGGGACACCTGCCCCGCGGTGTGCTGCGTGCCGGCCCGTCGCCCCTGA
- the fabI gene encoding enoyl-ACP reductase FabI — translation MSGLLAGKRLLVTGVITDASIAFSVAKLAQENGAQVVLTGYGRLSLVERIAKRLPEPAPVIELDVSNAEHLAGLADKVREHVDGLDGVVHSIGFAPQSCLGGGFLDAPWEDVATALHVSTYSYKSLAMAALPLMSAGGAVVGLTFDATKAWPVYDWMGVAKAGLESASRYLALHLGKRGIRSNLVAAGPLRTIAAKSIPGFEQFEDAWAEHAPLGWNLTDQEPAARACLALLSDWFPATTGEIVHVDGGYHAIGA, via the coding sequence ATGTCCGGACTGCTGGCCGGTAAGCGGCTGCTGGTCACCGGCGTCATCACCGACGCCTCGATCGCCTTCTCGGTGGCGAAGCTCGCCCAGGAGAACGGCGCGCAGGTCGTGCTCACCGGCTATGGCCGGCTCTCCCTCGTCGAGCGGATCGCCAAGCGGCTGCCCGAGCCGGCCCCGGTCATCGAGCTGGACGTCAGCAACGCCGAGCACCTCGCCGGGCTGGCCGACAAGGTCCGGGAGCACGTCGACGGCCTCGACGGGGTGGTCCACTCGATCGGGTTCGCGCCGCAGAGCTGCCTCGGCGGCGGCTTCCTCGACGCCCCCTGGGAGGACGTGGCCACGGCATTGCACGTCTCGACGTACTCGTACAAGTCCCTGGCGATGGCGGCGCTGCCGCTGATGTCGGCGGGCGGTGCGGTGGTCGGGCTGACCTTCGACGCGACCAAGGCGTGGCCGGTGTACGACTGGATGGGCGTGGCCAAGGCCGGGCTGGAGTCGGCGTCCCGCTACCTCGCCCTGCACCTGGGCAAGCGGGGCATCCGCAGCAACCTGGTCGCCGCCGGCCCGCTGCGCACCATCGCCGCGAAGTCGATCCCCGGCTTCGAGCAGTTCGAGGACGCCTGGGCCGAGCACGCCCCGCTGGGCTGGAACCTCACCGACCAGGAGCCGGCCGCGCGCGCCTGCCTGGCGCTGCTGTCGGACTGGTTCCCGGCGACCACGGGCGAGATCGTCCACGTCGACGGCGGCTACCACGCCATCGGCGCCTGA
- the fabG gene encoding beta-ketoacyl-ACP reductase, translating into MARTVLVTGGNRGIGLAIAQAFAKQGDRVAVTHRSGDAPEGLFGVRADVTDSASVDAAFTAVEAELGPVEVLVANAGVTDDTLLMRMTEEQFVRVLDTNLTGAFRCAKRASSKMLRARWGRMIFISSVVGLYGSPGQVNYAASKAGLVGVARSITRELGSRNITANVVAPGFVETDMTAALPEARRADYQKNIPAGRFAAPEEIAGAVTWLASDAAGYISGAVIPVDGGLGMGH; encoded by the coding sequence GTGGCCCGTACCGTGCTGGTGACCGGCGGCAACCGGGGGATCGGACTGGCCATCGCGCAGGCCTTCGCCAAGCAGGGCGACCGGGTGGCGGTGACGCACCGCAGCGGGGACGCGCCCGAGGGGCTGTTCGGGGTACGCGCCGACGTCACCGACTCCGCCTCCGTCGACGCCGCGTTCACGGCGGTCGAGGCCGAGCTGGGCCCGGTCGAGGTGCTCGTGGCCAACGCCGGCGTCACCGACGACACCCTGCTGATGCGGATGACCGAGGAGCAGTTCGTCCGGGTGCTGGACACCAACCTCACCGGCGCGTTCCGCTGCGCCAAGCGGGCGTCGTCGAAGATGCTCCGGGCGAGGTGGGGCCGCATGATCTTCATCTCCTCGGTGGTCGGCCTCTACGGCAGCCCCGGCCAGGTCAACTACGCGGCCAGCAAGGCGGGCCTGGTGGGCGTGGCCCGCTCGATCACCCGCGAGCTGGGCAGCCGCAACATCACCGCCAACGTGGTGGCGCCGGGGTTCGTCGAGACCGACATGACCGCCGCGCTGCCCGAGGCCCGCAGGGCCGACTACCAGAAGAACATCCCGGCCGGCCGGTTCGCGGCCCCCGAGGAGATCGCCGGGGCGGTCACCTGGCTCGCCTCGGACGCGGCGGGCTACATCTCCGGCGCCGTGATCCCGGTCGACGGCGGCCTGGGCATGGGCCACTGA